The Rhinopithecus roxellana isolate Shanxi Qingling chromosome 13, ASM756505v1, whole genome shotgun sequence genome contains a region encoding:
- the LOC104659961 gene encoding keratin-associated protein 10-12-like isoform X4 translates to MAASAMSVCSSDLSYSSRVCLPRSGDSCTDSSWQVDDCPESCCEPPCCAPSCCAPAPCLTLVCTPVSCVSSPCCQATCEPSPCQSGCTSSCTSSCCQQSSCQPACCTSSPCQQACCVPVCCVPVCCKPACCVPTCSGDSSSCCQQSSCQPACCTSSPCQQACCVPVCCKPVCCVPVSSGASYLCCQQSSCQPACCTSSCCRPSSSVSLLCRPVCSSTCCVPVPSCCAPTSSCQPSCCRPASCVSLLCRPTCSRPAC, encoded by the exons ATGGCCGCATCCGCCATGTCCGTCTGCTCCAGTGATCTGAGCTATAGCAGCCGGGTCTGCCTGCCCAGATCTGGTGACTCTTGCACTGATTCCTCCTGGCAGGTGGACGACTGCCCAGAGAGCTGCTGCGAGCCCCCCTGCTGCGCCCCCAGCTGCTGTGCCCCAGCCCCCTGCCTGACCCTGGTCTGCACCCCAGTGAGCTGTGTGTCCAGTCCCTGCTGCCAGGCGACCTGTGAGCCCAGCCCCTGCCAATCAGGCTGCACCAGCTCCTGCACGTCCTCATGCTGCCAGCAGTCTAGCTGCCAGCCGGCTTGCTGCACCTCCTCCCCCTGCCAGCAGGCCTGCTGCGTGCCT GTCTGCTGCGTGCCCGTCTGCTGCAAGCCTGCGTGCTGTGTGCCCACCTGTTCTGGGGATTCCTCTTCATGCTGCCAGCAGTCTAGCTGCCAGCCGGCTTGCTGCACCTCTTCCCCGTGTCAGCAG GCCTGCTGTGTGCCTGTCTGCTGCAAGCCCGTCTGCTGCGTGCCTGTGTCCTCTGGGGCTTCCTATCTGTGCTGCCAGCAGTCTAGCTGCCAGCCGGCTTGCTGCACCTCCTCCTGCTGCAGACCCTCCTCCTCCGTGTCCCTCCTCTGCCGCCCCGTGTGCAGCTCCACCTGCTGCGTGCCCGTCCCCTCCTGCTGtgcccccacctcctcctgccaGCCCAGCTGCTGCCGCCCGGCCTCCTGCGTGTCCCTCCTCTGCCGCCCCACGTGCTCCCGCCCGGCCTGCTGA
- the LOC104659961 gene encoding keratin-associated protein 10-6-like isoform X2, which produces MAASAMSVCSSDLSYSSRVCLPRSGDSCTDSSWQVDDCPESCCEPPCCAPSCCAPAPCLTLVCTPVSCVSSPCCQATCEPSPCQSGCTSSCTSSCCQQSSCQPACCTSSPCQQACCVPVCCKPVCCVPVYSGASSSCCQQSSCQPACCTSSPCQQACCVPVCCKPICSGISSLCCQQSSCVSSVSSPCEPSPCQSGCTSSCTPSCCQQSSCQPACCTSSPCQQVCCVPVCCKPACCVPTCSGDSSSCCQQSSCQPACCTSSPCQQACCVPVCSGASYLCCQQSSCQPACCTSSCCRPSSSVSLLCRPVCSSTCCVPVPSCCAPTSSCQPSCCRPASCVSLLCRPTCSRPAC; this is translated from the exons ATGGCCGCATCCGCCATGTCCGTCTGCTCCAGTGATCTGAGCTATAGCAGCCGGGTCTGCCTGCCCAGATCTGGTGACTCTTGCACTGATTCCTCCTGGCAGGTGGACGACTGCCCAGAGAGCTGCTGCGAGCCCCCCTGCTGCGCCCCCAGCTGCTGTGCCCCAGCCCCCTGCCTGACCCTGGTCTGCACCCCAGTGAGCTGTGTGTCCAGTCCCTGCTGCCAGGCGACCTGTGAGCCCAGCCCCTGCCAATCAGGCTGCACCAGCTCCTGCACGTCCTCATGCTGCCAGCAGTCTAGCTGCCAGCCGGCTTGCTGCACCTCCTCCCCCTGCCAGCAGGCCTGCTGCGTGCCTGTCTGCTGCAAGCCTGTGTGCTGTGTGCCCGTCTACAGTGGGGCTTCTTCTTCATGCTGCCAGCAGTCTAGCTGCCAGCCAGCTTGCTGCACCTCCTCCCCCTGCCAGCAGGCCTGCTGTGTGCCTGTCTGCTGCAAGCCCATCTGCTCTGGGATTTCCTCTTTGTGCTGTCAGCAGTCTAGCTGTGTGAGCTCTGTGTCCAGCCCCTGTGAGCCCAGCCCCTGCCAATCAGGCTGCACCAGCTCCTGCACACCCTCTTGCTGCCAGCAGTCTAGCTGCCAGCCGGCTTGCTGCACCTCCTCCCCCTGCCAGCAGGTCTGCTGCGTGCCCGTCTGCTGCAAGCCTGCGTGCTGTGTGCCCACCTGTTCTGGGGATTCCTCTTCATGCTGCCAGCAGTCTAGCTGCCAGCCGGCTTGCTGCACCTCTTCCCCGTGTCAGCAGGCCTGCTGTGTGCCCGTCTG CTCTGGGGCTTCCTATCTGTGCTGCCAGCAGTCTAGCTGCCAGCCGGCTTGCTGCACCTCCTCCTGCTGCAGACCCTCCTCCTCCGTGTCCCTCCTCTGCCGCCCCGTGTGCAGCTCCACCTGCTGCGTGCCCGTCCCCTCCTGCTGtgcccccacctcctcctgccaGCCCAGCTGCTGCCGCCCGGCCTCCTGCGTGTCCCTCCTCTGCCGCCCCACGTGCTCCCGCCCGGCCTGCTGA
- the LOC104659961 gene encoding keratin-associated protein 10-12-like isoform X3 gives MSVCSSDLSYSSRVCLPRSGDSCTDSSWQVDDCPESCCEPPCCAPSCCAPAPCLTLVCTPVSCVSSPCCQATCEPSPCQSGCTSSCTSSCCQQSSCQPACCTSSPCQQACCVPVCCKPVCCVPACCVPVCCKPVCRVPVCCGASSCCQQSSCQPVCCASSSCQQACCVPVCCKPVCCVPVSSGASYLCCQQSSCQPACCTSSCCRPSSSVSLLCRPVCSSTCCVPVPSCCAPTSSCQPSCCRPASCVSLLCRPTCSRPAC, from the exons ATGTCCGTCTGCTCCAGTGATCTGAGCTATAGCAGCCGGGTCTGCCTGCCCAGATCTGGTGACTCTTGCACTGATTCCTCCTGGCAGGTGGACGACTGCCCAGAGAGCTGCTGCGAGCCCCCCTGCTGCGCCCCCAGCTGCTGTGCCCCAGCCCCCTGCCTGACCCTGGTCTGCACCCCAGTGAGCTGTGTGTCCAGTCCCTGCTGCCAGGCGACCTGTGAGCCCAGCCCCTGCCAATCAGGCTGCACCAGCTCCTGCACGTCCTCATGCTGCCAGCAGTCTAGCTGCCAGCCGGCTTGCTGCACCTCCTCCCCCTGCCAGCAGGCCTGCTGCGTGCCTGTCTGCTGCAAGCCTGTGTGCTGTGTGCCC GCCTGCTGTGTGCCCGTCTGCTGCAAGCCTGTGTGCCGTGTGCCTGTCTGCTGTGGGGCTTCCTCATGCTGCCAGCAGTCTAGCTGCCAGCCAGTTTGCTGTGCCTCTTCCTCCTGCCAGCAGGCCTGCTGTGTGCCTGTCTGCTGCAAGCCCGTCTGCTGCGTGCCTGTGTCCTCTGGGGCTTCCTATCTGTGCTGCCAGCAGTCTAGCTGCCAGCCGGCTTGCTGCACCTCCTCCTGCTGCAGACCCTCCTCCTCCGTGTCCCTCCTCTGCCGCCCCGTGTGCAGCTCCACCTGCTGCGTGCCCGTCCCCTCCTGCTGtgcccccacctcctcctgccaGCCCAGCTGCTGCCGCCCGGCCTCCTGCGTGTCCCTCCTCTGCCGCCCCACGTGCTCCCGCCCGGCCTGCTGA
- the LOC104659961 gene encoding keratin-associated protein 10-7-like isoform X1, whose protein sequence is MAASAMSVCSSDLSYSSRVCLPRSGDSCTDSSWQVDDCPESCCEPPCCAPSCCAPAPCLTLVCTPVSCVSSPCCQATCEPSPCQSGCTSSCTSSCCQQSSCQPACCTSSPCQQACCVPVCCKPVCCVPVYSGASSSCCQQSSCQPACCTSSPCQQACCVPVCCKPICSGISSLCCQQSSCVSSVSSPCEPSPCQSGCTSSCTPSCCQQSSCQPACCTSSPCQQVCCVPVCCKPACCVPTCSGDSSSCCQQSSCQPACCTSSPCQQACCVPVCCKPVCCVPVSSGASYLCCQQSSCQPACCTSSCCRPSSSVSLLCRPVCSSTCCVPVPSCCAPTSSCQPSCCRPASCVSLLCRPTCSRPAC, encoded by the exons ATGGCCGCATCCGCCATGTCCGTCTGCTCCAGTGATCTGAGCTATAGCAGCCGGGTCTGCCTGCCCAGATCTGGTGACTCTTGCACTGATTCCTCCTGGCAGGTGGACGACTGCCCAGAGAGCTGCTGCGAGCCCCCCTGCTGCGCCCCCAGCTGCTGTGCCCCAGCCCCCTGCCTGACCCTGGTCTGCACCCCAGTGAGCTGTGTGTCCAGTCCCTGCTGCCAGGCGACCTGTGAGCCCAGCCCCTGCCAATCAGGCTGCACCAGCTCCTGCACGTCCTCATGCTGCCAGCAGTCTAGCTGCCAGCCGGCTTGCTGCACCTCCTCCCCCTGCCAGCAGGCCTGCTGCGTGCCTGTCTGCTGCAAGCCTGTGTGCTGTGTGCCCGTCTACAGTGGGGCTTCTTCTTCATGCTGCCAGCAGTCTAGCTGCCAGCCAGCTTGCTGCACCTCCTCCCCCTGCCAGCAGGCCTGCTGTGTGCCTGTCTGCTGCAAGCCCATCTGCTCTGGGATTTCCTCTTTGTGCTGTCAGCAGTCTAGCTGTGTGAGCTCTGTGTCCAGCCCCTGTGAGCCCAGCCCCTGCCAATCAGGCTGCACCAGCTCCTGCACACCCTCTTGCTGCCAGCAGTCTAGCTGCCAGCCGGCTTGCTGCACCTCCTCCCCCTGCCAGCAGGTCTGCTGCGTGCCCGTCTGCTGCAAGCCTGCGTGCTGTGTGCCCACCTGTTCTGGGGATTCCTCTTCATGCTGCCAGCAGTCTAGCTGCCAGCCGGCTTGCTGCACCTCTTCCCCGTGTCAGCAG GCCTGCTGTGTGCCTGTCTGCTGCAAGCCCGTCTGCTGCGTGCCTGTGTCCTCTGGGGCTTCCTATCTGTGCTGCCAGCAGTCTAGCTGCCAGCCGGCTTGCTGCACCTCCTCCTGCTGCAGACCCTCCTCCTCCGTGTCCCTCCTCTGCCGCCCCGTGTGCAGCTCCACCTGCTGCGTGCCCGTCCCCTCCTGCTGtgcccccacctcctcctgccaGCCCAGCTGCTGCCGCCCGGCCTCCTGCGTGTCCCTCCTCTGCCGCCCCACGTGCTCCCGCCCGGCCTGCTGA